One stretch of Streptomyces sp. NBC_01142 DNA includes these proteins:
- a CDS encoding dimethylarginine dimethylaminohydrolase family protein yields the protein MTDTAGTSTAVEAAPSEIANPSHLEYPAFLVNAPFSLSAEVPNNVWMEELAEGDREINRSRAMVQFLEVFSVLSAGALVYVLPTPRTTGLQDLVYTANLGIVPTHLPDVRDVIISNFTSEPRRGETQVGVDFFRSMGYRPAVSPFKFEGEADLKHLHGNVYIGGYGQRSQREAYEWMEREYDMRVVKVEMTDAHLYHLDCSIFPITEHATLVHTAAYSKADLAEMEKHTEVIDVPEAAAYSGICNSVRSGKTIINSSCLHDLKAGTDAYQEEKQKLDTLERIAGQQGFEVVLVNIDEYFKSGALLSCMVMHLNRFSYGLALM from the coding sequence GGAATACCCCGCCTTTCTGGTCAACGCACCGTTCTCGCTCTCGGCAGAGGTGCCCAACAACGTATGGATGGAGGAACTCGCCGAGGGTGATCGTGAGATCAACCGCAGCCGCGCGATGGTGCAGTTCCTGGAGGTCTTCTCGGTACTGAGTGCCGGCGCCCTGGTGTATGTGCTGCCGACGCCGCGCACGACGGGGCTTCAGGACCTGGTCTACACGGCGAACCTGGGAATCGTGCCGACCCATTTGCCGGACGTGCGTGACGTGATCATCTCGAATTTCACCTCCGAACCGCGGCGCGGGGAAACCCAGGTGGGCGTGGACTTCTTCCGCTCCATGGGATACCGACCCGCTGTCTCCCCGTTCAAGTTCGAGGGCGAGGCCGATCTCAAGCATCTGCACGGCAACGTCTACATCGGCGGTTACGGGCAGCGCTCGCAGCGCGAAGCCTACGAGTGGATGGAGCGCGAGTACGACATGCGCGTGGTGAAGGTCGAAATGACCGACGCGCATCTGTACCACCTGGACTGCAGCATTTTCCCCATCACCGAGCATGCCACGCTGGTGCACACCGCCGCGTACAGCAAGGCAGACCTCGCCGAGATGGAGAAGCACACGGAGGTCATCGACGTTCCCGAAGCGGCGGCCTACTCCGGCATCTGCAATTCGGTGCGGTCCGGCAAAACCATCATCAACTCCTCTTGTCTGCACGACCTGAAGGCCGGAACCGATGCCTATCAGGAAGAGAAGCAGAAGCTGGACACGCTGGAGCGGATCGCAGGACAGCAGGGCTTCGAAGTCGTCCTGGTGAACATCGACGAATACTTCAAGAGCGGCGCGCTGCTGTCGTGCATGGTCATGCACCTCAACAGGTTCTCCTACGGGCTTGCGCTGATGTGA